A region of Salvelinus alpinus chromosome 24, SLU_Salpinus.1, whole genome shotgun sequence DNA encodes the following proteins:
- the LOC139551736 gene encoding small ribosomal subunit protein uS3m-like, with protein sequence MAASLSCRSVNLSIALARVGTSICVNSGTRTLHVTAICCKNRAARIRVGKGDRPLTYEQALHPHHIGHRKGWLSQHTGNLQGEGGASDRTVEDVFVRRFIFGTFHNCLANELVIKRRGNMLVVCALMLQKLPPQKFYFLIGYTETLLSHFYKCPVKMEVQTLADKAVYKYL encoded by the exons ATGGCTGCGTCTTTGAGCTGTCGAAGTGTGAATTTATCG ATCGCGCTTGCCAGAGTCGGTACTTCGATATGCGTCAACTCTGGAACACGAACACTTCATGTCACTGCAATATGCTGCAAG AATCGGGCAGCCCGTATCCGAGTGGGGAAAGGAGACCGACCACTGACCTATGAGCAagccctccacccccaccacaTAGGCCACCGCAAGGGTTGGCTTTCCCAGCACACTG GCAACttacagggagagggaggagcatcCGATCGAACAGTAGAGGACGTGTTCGTGCGGCGTTTCATCTTCGGCACCTTCCATAACTGCCTAGCCAATGAGCTTGTGATAAAGCGGCGAGGGAACATGCTGGTGGTGTGTGCCCTGATGTTGCAGAAACTCCCTCCTCAGAAGTTCTACTTCCTTATTGGCTACACAGAGACGCTGCTCTCCCACTTCTACAAGTGTCCCGTCAAGATGGAGGTCCAGACCTTAGCGGACAAGGCTGTCTACAAGTACCTCTGA